Proteins from a genomic interval of Capsicum annuum cultivar UCD-10X-F1 chromosome 4, UCD10Xv1.1, whole genome shotgun sequence:
- the LOC107868119 gene encoding non-specific lipid-transfer protein 2, which translates to MKKGSAFVATFLVLFLSELLVTEAVTCSVTELSSCAGAITSSQPPSSVCCAKLREQKPCLCGYLQNPNLRPYVNSPNARRVASTCGVRTPSC; encoded by the coding sequence ATGAAGAAGGGTAGTGCTTTTGTTGCAACGTTCTTGGTTCTTTTTCTTAGTGAATTGCTAGTCACTGAGGCCGTGACATGCAGCGTCACGGAGCTGAGTTCATGTGCCGGGGCGATTACATCATCACAACCACCCTCTTCGGTATGTTGCGCTAAGTTGAGAGAGCAGAAACCTTGTCTTTGTGGGTACCTCCAGAATCCAAATCTCCGTCCATATGTCAACTCTCCTAATGCCCGGAGAGTTGCTTCAACCTGTGGAGTACGTACTCCAAGTTGTTAG